Proteins co-encoded in one Polynucleobacter sp. MG-6-Vaara-E2 genomic window:
- the erpA gene encoding iron-sulfur cluster insertion protein ErpA: protein MTELATQPAQDLAEPPTPLVFTDAAAAKVADLIAEEGNPELKLRVFVQGGGCSGFQYGFTFDDAVNEDDTLFEKNGVTLLVDSMSFQYLVGAEIDYKEDINGSQFVIKNPNATTTCGCGSSFSA from the coding sequence ATGACTGAATTAGCGACACAACCAGCACAAGATTTAGCCGAGCCACCAACCCCGTTGGTGTTTACGGATGCAGCTGCTGCAAAAGTGGCCGATCTGATTGCTGAGGAAGGTAACCCAGAATTGAAATTGCGGGTGTTCGTGCAAGGTGGCGGTTGCTCAGGTTTTCAGTATGGCTTCACGTTTGATGATGCTGTGAATGAAGACGACACTCTTTTTGAAAAGAATGGCGTGACTCTCCTAGTAGATTCAATGAGCTTCCAGTATTTAGTTGGTGCAGAGATTGATTACAAAGAAGATATCAACGGCTCACAATTTGTGATTAAGAACCCAAATGCTACAACTACTTGTGGTTGCGGATCTTCTTTCTCTGCCTAA
- a CDS encoding anhydro-N-acetylmuramic acid kinase translates to MTKPYSFYIGLMSGTSLDGIDAVLAKIGPNGQTSAVEAVSEPFAPELRKTLFELQTPGSNELHREKQAGNALALAYAVVVTQLLKKANLRATDIAAIGAHGQTIRHQPHLGDFAYTHQTLNPALLAEKTGIDVIADFRSRDLAAGGHGAPLVPAFHAQQFAEDKNLAILNIGGIANLTLLSKNGEVFGFDCGPGNMLLDAWIQEHQGNAFDESGRWALQGTVNETLLAKMLSDPFFAKAPPKSTGRDDFHMNWLQEKIASDNHLAEDVQASLLHLTAQSALEALLRHAPQTQKLIVCGGGAKNKALMNLLKVKAQHFFKEPIEITTSDSVGIDPQLVEGLAFAWLAWAHKEKRPANLPAVTGAKGSRILGACYPA, encoded by the coding sequence ATGACCAAGCCCTATTCTTTCTACATTGGCCTCATGTCTGGCACCAGCCTAGATGGGATTGATGCTGTTTTAGCCAAGATTGGGCCCAATGGCCAAACCAGCGCAGTAGAAGCTGTCAGCGAGCCCTTCGCACCCGAGCTACGTAAAACCCTTTTTGAACTACAGACTCCCGGGTCCAACGAACTACATCGCGAGAAGCAGGCTGGTAACGCCCTGGCCTTGGCCTATGCAGTAGTGGTCACTCAGCTTCTCAAAAAAGCTAATCTGCGGGCTACCGATATTGCCGCGATTGGAGCTCATGGTCAGACAATTCGTCATCAACCCCATCTCGGTGACTTTGCATACACACACCAAACCCTCAACCCCGCTCTACTAGCTGAAAAAACAGGTATTGATGTTATCGCCGACTTTAGAAGTCGTGATCTTGCAGCAGGCGGACATGGTGCACCGTTGGTTCCCGCTTTTCATGCGCAACAATTTGCAGAGGATAAAAACTTAGCCATTCTCAATATTGGCGGTATTGCCAATCTCACTTTACTTTCCAAAAATGGTGAAGTTTTTGGCTTTGATTGTGGCCCCGGAAATATGTTGCTGGATGCTTGGATACAAGAGCATCAAGGAAATGCTTTTGATGAGAGCGGCCGCTGGGCATTACAAGGAACTGTGAATGAAACTCTACTTGCGAAAATGTTATCAGATCCATTTTTTGCAAAAGCACCGCCCAAGAGCACTGGCCGAGATGACTTTCATATGAATTGGTTACAAGAAAAAATTGCTAGTGACAATCATCTGGCTGAAGATGTACAAGCAAGCCTATTGCACCTAACAGCCCAATCAGCACTCGAAGCTTTACTACGCCACGCCCCGCAAACCCAGAAGCTGATTGTCTGCGGGGGTGGTGCAAAAAATAAAGCCTTGATGAATTTATTAAAAGTTAAAGCGCAACACTTCTTTAAAGAACCTATTGAAATTACAACAAGTGATTCAGTCGGCATCGATCCACAGCTCGTTGAAGGTCTGGCATTTGCTTGGCTTGCTTGGGCCCATAAAGAAAAACGGCCAGCAAATTTGCCAGCCGTCACAGGAGCGAAGGGATCTAGAATTCTAGGTGCTTGCTATCCAGCGTAA
- the ruvB gene encoding Holliday junction branch migration DNA helicase RuvB — MAIHTDDLSSIPEDLPEENDRIVSGAAGNSEAIFERALRPKQLDEYVGQTKARAQLEIFISATRARQEALDHVLLFGPPGLGKTTLAHIIARELGVNLRQTSGPVLDRPGDLAALLTNLEANDVLFIDEIHRLSPVVEEILYPALEDYSLDIMIGEGPAARSVKIDLKPFTLIGATTRAGMLTNPLRDRFGIVARLEFYTTEELTKIINRSASLLKANIDPEGSIEIAKRARGTPRIANRLLRRVRDYAEVKGTGTITKVMADAALKMLDVDPSGFDVMDRKLLEAILHKFDGGPVGIDNLAAAIGEERDTIEDVLEPYLIQQGYLQRTSRGRMATRQAYEHFGLTPPSSSASLDI, encoded by the coding sequence ATGGCAATACATACAGACGACCTCAGCTCTATCCCTGAAGATTTACCAGAGGAAAATGACCGTATCGTAAGCGGTGCTGCAGGTAACTCTGAAGCCATTTTTGAAAGAGCATTACGCCCCAAACAGCTCGATGAATACGTTGGTCAAACAAAAGCTCGCGCCCAATTAGAAATTTTTATCAGCGCCACTAGAGCACGTCAAGAAGCCCTAGATCACGTACTTCTATTTGGCCCACCAGGCCTTGGGAAGACTACGCTTGCGCATATTATTGCGCGTGAGCTTGGTGTGAACTTGCGCCAAACTAGCGGTCCAGTTCTTGACCGACCTGGCGACCTCGCTGCATTGCTAACCAATTTAGAAGCCAACGATGTGCTCTTTATTGATGAGATTCATAGACTTTCGCCCGTTGTAGAGGAGATTCTGTACCCAGCACTTGAAGACTACAGTCTTGACATCATGATTGGAGAAGGCCCTGCTGCACGTAGCGTCAAAATCGATCTTAAGCCTTTTACTTTGATTGGCGCTACAACTCGCGCCGGCATGCTCACCAATCCATTGCGCGATCGCTTTGGTATTGTGGCCAGACTTGAGTTTTACACCACCGAAGAGCTAACCAAAATCATTAATCGCTCTGCCAGCTTACTCAAGGCAAATATTGATCCAGAAGGTTCAATAGAAATTGCTAAACGCGCTCGTGGAACTCCGCGCATCGCCAACCGCCTATTACGTCGTGTTCGCGACTATGCAGAAGTAAAAGGCACTGGGACGATTACCAAGGTAATGGCTGATGCAGCACTCAAAATGCTTGATGTTGATCCGAGCGGGTTTGATGTCATGGATAGAAAACTGCTTGAGGCCATCTTGCACAAATTTGATGGCGGTCCAGTCGGGATTGATAACTTAGCCGCTGCTATTGGTGAGGAACGCGACACAATTGAAGATGTCTTGGAACCCTATCTCATCCAACAGGGTTATCTGCAGAGGACATCGCGGGGTCGCATGGCCACCCGCCAGGCTTACGAACACTTTGGCTTAACACCCCCAAGCAGTTCAGCAAGCTTAGATATTTAA
- a CDS encoding ABC transporter ATP-binding protein/permease, which yields MRHSSGHQHASADSKTPQRGDWRVIRDLLPYLLEYRFRVILALSCLIAAKFANLGIPILMKELIDSLDVKTDSPQALLVVPVGIIVAYGLLRISASLFAELREALFARVTQNAVRKVALQVFEHLHSLALSFHLARQTGGVSRDIERGTRGIQSLISYSLYSILPTLIEFCLVLGYFAYSYDIWFAAITLVALVLYIVFTIVVTEWRTHYRRTMNDMDSKANQKAIDSLLNFETVKYFGNEAFEARRYDENLLRYQSAAVKSQKTLAFLNLGQQIIIAIGLMLILWRATLGVVNGTMTLGDLVLVNTLMIQLYIPLNFLGVIYREIKQSLTDMDRMFSLLNTDKEIADSPNAHPLHIENQGHGPDVRFEHVSFHYDAKREILQDVSFNIPAGTITAVVGQSGAGKSTLARLLFRFYDVQSGKIVIDGQNIQEVTQASLRKAIGIVPQDTVLFNDTIGYNIAYGDPSASIEEVQEAARAAQIDGFIKRLPDGYDTQVGERGLKLSGGEKQRVAIARTLLKKPAMLIFDEATSALDSKTERAFQEELLSLAKNRTTLIIAHRLSTITHADQILVMDHGQIVERGTHLELLASKGRYAEMWQMQERAALD from the coding sequence ATGAGACATTCATCGGGACACCAACACGCTAGCGCAGATTCAAAGACACCTCAACGAGGCGATTGGCGCGTTATTCGGGATCTTCTTCCCTACCTTTTGGAGTACCGCTTTAGAGTCATTCTGGCACTGAGTTGCTTAATTGCTGCTAAGTTTGCCAATCTGGGTATCCCAATTTTGATGAAAGAGTTAATCGACTCTTTAGATGTCAAAACAGACTCTCCACAAGCTCTATTGGTAGTTCCTGTTGGCATCATTGTTGCTTATGGGCTGTTACGAATTTCTGCTTCTTTGTTTGCTGAATTGCGTGAAGCCTTGTTTGCTCGGGTCACCCAAAATGCAGTACGCAAAGTAGCCCTCCAAGTATTTGAGCATTTGCATTCATTAGCATTGAGCTTTCACCTGGCTCGTCAGACTGGTGGTGTGAGTCGTGATATTGAGCGTGGTACACGCGGTATTCAATCGCTCATTTCATATTCGCTCTACAGCATTCTTCCAACGCTTATCGAATTCTGTTTAGTGCTGGGTTACTTCGCCTATTCATATGATATTTGGTTTGCAGCAATCACTTTAGTGGCTTTGGTTTTATACATCGTCTTTACTATTGTTGTGACTGAATGGCGTACCCACTATCGCCGCACCATGAATGACATGGACTCGAAAGCAAATCAAAAGGCGATTGACTCCTTATTGAATTTTGAGACTGTGAAGTATTTCGGGAATGAAGCATTTGAGGCTCGTCGTTACGACGAAAATCTACTGCGCTACCAATCTGCAGCCGTGAAGTCGCAGAAGACTCTAGCCTTCTTAAATCTTGGGCAGCAAATCATTATTGCGATTGGCTTGATGCTGATTCTGTGGCGTGCCACTCTTGGTGTAGTGAATGGCACGATGACCTTGGGGGATCTTGTCCTGGTAAATACCTTAATGATTCAGCTGTACATTCCACTGAATTTTTTGGGAGTGATCTATCGAGAAATCAAACAGTCATTAACTGATATGGATCGCATGTTCTCTTTGCTTAACACTGATAAAGAGATTGCTGACTCTCCCAATGCACATCCATTGCATATTGAAAATCAAGGGCATGGGCCAGATGTTCGTTTTGAGCATGTGTCTTTTCACTATGACGCTAAACGTGAGATTCTGCAAGATGTTAGTTTCAATATTCCTGCGGGCACTATTACTGCGGTGGTTGGTCAAAGCGGTGCTGGTAAGAGCACTTTGGCCAGGTTACTTTTTCGTTTTTATGATGTTCAATCAGGAAAGATTGTGATTGACGGTCAAAATATTCAAGAAGTGACCCAAGCCAGCTTACGTAAAGCGATTGGTATTGTTCCGCAAGATACCGTTTTATTTAATGACACGATTGGCTACAACATTGCCTATGGGGATCCATCAGCTAGCATTGAAGAGGTACAAGAGGCGGCTAGAGCGGCGCAAATTGATGGTTTTATCAAGCGCCTTCCTGATGGCTACGATACCCAAGTTGGTGAAAGAGGTTTGAAATTATCGGGTGGTGAAAAACAGCGCGTCGCAATTGCTAGAACTCTCCTTAAAAAACCTGCCATGCTCATTTTTGATGAAGCGACTTCTGCTTTAGATTCCAAAACAGAGAGAGCCTTTCAGGAAGAACTTCTCAGCTTGGCTAAAAATCGTACAACATTGATCATTGCACATCGTCTTTCAACAATCACTCATGCCGATCAAATCTTGGTAATGGATCATGGGCAGATTGTTGAGCGTGGTACGCATCTTGAACTATTGGCCTCTAAGGGAAGATATGCCGAGATGTGGCAAATGCAAGAACGCGCTGCACTTGATTAG
- the argC gene encoding N-acetyl-gamma-glutamyl-phosphate reductase, whose translation MIKVGIVGGTGYTGVELLRLLAQHSEVKIVAITSRTEAGMPVAEMFPSLRGHVDLKFTTPDEAKLNECDVVFFATPHGVAMAQAKELLANNVKILDLAADFRLKDVKEFAKWYGMEHSCPEILAEAVYGLAEINREAIKKARIVGLAGCYPTSVQLGLAPLLSPKSTGGKQLIDGNHIISDSKSGTSGAGRKAEIGTLLSEASDNFKAYGVKGHRHLPEIVQGLKAIAGHDQIGLTFVPHLTPMVRGIHSTLYVRLTDAGQDVDYQKLYENFYKDEPFVDVMPAGSHPETRSVRGSNGIRIAIHRPGGGDTLVILVVEDNLVKGASGQGVQCMNLMFGLPETTGLTQIAVSP comes from the coding sequence ATGATTAAGGTTGGCATTGTTGGCGGCACAGGATATACCGGAGTGGAATTATTGCGTTTGTTGGCGCAGCATTCTGAAGTCAAAATTGTTGCTATTACATCGCGAACAGAAGCTGGTATGCCAGTAGCTGAGATGTTCCCATCTTTGCGTGGCCATGTTGATCTGAAATTCACTACACCAGATGAAGCAAAGTTAAATGAATGTGATGTGGTGTTTTTTGCAACCCCCCATGGTGTTGCCATGGCACAAGCAAAAGAATTGCTCGCTAACAATGTGAAGATTCTGGATCTTGCAGCTGACTTCCGTTTGAAAGATGTAAAAGAATTTGCTAAATGGTATGGCATGGAACATAGCTGCCCTGAAATTCTGGCTGAAGCAGTTTATGGTTTGGCTGAGATAAATCGTGAAGCGATTAAAAAAGCCCGTATTGTTGGTCTAGCGGGTTGTTATCCAACTTCTGTACAACTAGGCCTTGCCCCACTGCTTTCACCAAAATCTACTGGTGGTAAGCAGTTGATCGATGGCAATCATATTATTTCTGACTCTAAGTCAGGTACATCTGGCGCTGGACGGAAGGCTGAGATTGGCACTTTGCTATCTGAAGCAAGCGATAACTTCAAGGCATATGGAGTTAAGGGTCATCGCCATCTCCCCGAAATTGTTCAAGGTTTAAAAGCCATTGCAGGCCACGACCAAATTGGCCTAACCTTTGTGCCACATCTCACGCCGATGGTGAGGGGCATTCATTCGACTTTGTATGTACGTTTGACAGATGCTGGTCAAGATGTCGATTATCAAAAGCTTTATGAGAACTTCTACAAGGATGAGCCTTTTGTCGATGTGATGCCTGCTGGAAGTCACCCAGAAACACGCTCAGTGCGGGGAAGCAATGGTATCCGGATCGCAATTCATCGTCCTGGTGGCGGTGACACTTTGGTTATTTTGGTGGTTGAGGATAACTTGGTAAAAGGTGCCTCAGGTCAGGGTGTGCAGTGTATGAATTTGATGTTTGGCTTGCCTGAAACTACGGGCCTTACCCAGATTGCTGTATCTCCATAA
- the rpsI gene encoding 30S ribosomal protein S9: MAINYGNWNYGTGRRKSSVARVFIKSGKGEITVNGKPIDAYFARETSRMIARQPLALTAHLTTFDIKVNVSGGGETGQAGAVRHGVTRALIDYDNALKPTLSKAGLVTRDAREVERKKVGLHGARRRKQFSKR, encoded by the coding sequence ATGGCTATTAATTACGGAAATTGGAATTACGGTACTGGTCGCCGCAAGAGTTCTGTTGCGCGCGTCTTCATTAAATCTGGCAAAGGCGAAATTACTGTTAACGGTAAGCCTATCGATGCTTATTTTGCTCGTGAAACATCACGCATGATCGCTCGTCAGCCTTTGGCGCTCACAGCCCACTTAACGACCTTTGACATCAAGGTTAACGTTTCTGGTGGCGGTGAAACTGGTCAAGCTGGTGCAGTTCGTCACGGTGTTACACGTGCATTGATCGACTACGACAACGCTTTGAAGCCAACTCTGTCTAAAGCAGGTTTGGTAACTCGCGATGCTCGTGAAGTAGAGCGTAAAAAAGTTGGTCTGCACGGCGCGCGTCGTCGTAAGCAGTTCAGCAAGCGCTAA
- the pyrC gene encoding dihydroorotase, whose protein sequence is MSNSSTQIQLIQPDDWHLHIRDGDVMRDVLADTARQFARAIIMPNLKPPVTTVDLAKAYQSRIEANLRSLGISSFTPLMTLYLTDNTSAEEVRKAKAEGIVGFKLYPAGATTNSDAGVSNIKHCYKALEAMQVVGMPLLVHGEVTHAEIDIFDREAVFIDAVLEPLRKDFPELKMVFEHITTKQAAHYVRDASTGGKNIIAATLTPQHLLMNRNAIFAGGIRPHNYCLPVLKREEHRVALLEAATSGNSRFFLGTDSAPHAKGAKEAACGCAGCYSAFNALGLYAEAFESVGKLDQLEGFASFFGPDFYSLPRNSKKITLSKSAQSIPAELPLGDATIVPLRAGETIAWSLT, encoded by the coding sequence ATGTCCAACAGTTCAACCCAAATTCAATTGATTCAGCCAGATGACTGGCATTTGCATATTCGTGATGGCGATGTGATGAGGGATGTATTGGCCGATACTGCTCGTCAATTTGCGCGGGCAATCATCATGCCAAATTTGAAACCACCTGTAACTACTGTAGATTTAGCTAAGGCCTATCAATCTCGCATTGAGGCAAATCTAAGATCATTGGGTATAAGCAGCTTTACACCCCTAATGACTCTGTATCTCACGGATAACACTTCTGCAGAAGAAGTGCGTAAGGCAAAGGCTGAAGGTATCGTTGGATTCAAGCTTTATCCTGCAGGCGCTACGACAAACAGTGATGCCGGTGTCAGCAATATTAAGCATTGCTATAAAGCTCTGGAGGCGATGCAAGTGGTTGGGATGCCATTACTGGTGCATGGCGAAGTCACACACGCTGAGATTGATATATTTGATCGTGAAGCAGTGTTCATCGATGCTGTTCTAGAGCCTTTGCGTAAAGATTTTCCTGAGCTCAAAATGGTGTTTGAGCACATCACTACTAAACAAGCGGCGCATTATGTACGTGATGCTTCGACTGGTGGAAAAAATATAATTGCTGCTACGCTCACCCCTCAACATTTATTGATGAATCGAAACGCGATTTTTGCGGGCGGGATTCGTCCACATAACTATTGTTTACCTGTGCTCAAGCGCGAAGAGCATCGTGTTGCTTTGCTAGAGGCCGCTACGAGTGGCAACTCTCGTTTCTTCTTGGGCACTGATAGTGCTCCGCATGCCAAGGGTGCCAAAGAGGCTGCATGCGGGTGTGCTGGTTGCTATAGTGCTTTCAATGCATTGGGTTTATACGCTGAGGCATTTGAGAGTGTTGGCAAGCTAGATCAATTAGAGGGCTTTGCGAGTTTCTTTGGTCCGGATTTTTATTCATTGCCCCGCAATAGTAAAAAAATCACACTGTCAAAATCAGCACAAAGCATTCCTGCTGAATTACCTTTAGGTGATGCCACGATTGTCCCTTTGCGTGCAGGTGAAACTATTGCCTGGTCGCTGACTTAA
- a CDS encoding glycerate kinase: MSQQNNSLVSTEAILKNAFAAAVAVADPQVIVPQYLATIFPGGQEPKGKCLVVGAGKASASMASALEVYAKSHWPKTKIEGVVLTRYGHSSPTSHIKIVEAGHPVPDQAGMDGAKEVLALAKQLQAGDVLIALVSGGGSSLLTLPVVGISIEDMRKTTEALLRSGAPIEEMNVVRKHLSAILGGNLARVAIACGARVEALLISDVTGDSPADIASGPCAADYSTYLDALNILEKYRLGSDVIPVSVLNHLKQGLAGEIPETLKDVDLVNAQVANHVIATAYKSLEAAADYVRDQGYEPIILGDTITGEAQDVGINQAQLAREYFDKATKSLALISGGECTVTIPAGLKGRGGRCSEYLLSLLAASSDLPNIAALAADTDGIDGSEKNAGAWFDVAVRESAKSQGVKPGDYLAGHDCYGFFAQLDALVETGPTLTNVNDFRIILLNK; the protein is encoded by the coding sequence ATGAGTCAGCAAAATAATTCACTAGTTTCAACCGAGGCGATTCTGAAAAATGCCTTTGCTGCTGCCGTCGCAGTAGCTGATCCACAAGTGATTGTTCCACAGTATTTAGCAACAATATTTCCGGGCGGACAGGAACCCAAAGGAAAGTGCCTGGTAGTCGGCGCTGGTAAAGCCAGTGCATCTATGGCAAGTGCATTGGAGGTTTATGCAAAGTCACACTGGCCAAAGACCAAAATTGAAGGTGTTGTTCTGACTCGCTACGGACATAGCTCACCTACTTCGCATATCAAGATTGTGGAAGCAGGGCACCCGGTCCCAGATCAGGCTGGTATGGATGGCGCTAAGGAAGTGCTGGCACTAGCAAAACAATTACAGGCTGGAGATGTATTGATTGCCTTGGTTTCTGGAGGTGGCTCTAGCCTTCTCACTCTTCCAGTAGTTGGCATTTCGATTGAAGATATGCGCAAGACTACTGAGGCTCTTTTACGCAGTGGTGCGCCGATTGAAGAGATGAATGTGGTGCGTAAACACTTGTCTGCAATCTTAGGGGGCAATTTGGCAAGAGTTGCAATTGCATGTGGCGCACGAGTGGAAGCATTATTAATTTCAGATGTGACTGGTGACTCCCCGGCAGACATTGCGAGTGGCCCATGCGCCGCTGACTACTCAACATATTTAGATGCACTCAATATCCTAGAAAAATATCGTTTGGGTAGTGATGTTATTCCGGTATCCGTTTTAAATCATCTCAAACAAGGTTTGGCTGGTGAGATACCCGAGACATTAAAAGATGTTGATCTGGTAAATGCGCAAGTCGCCAATCATGTCATTGCAACGGCTTATAAAAGTCTGGAAGCTGCTGCTGATTATGTTCGCGATCAAGGATATGAGCCCATTATTTTGGGCGACACAATTACTGGTGAGGCTCAAGACGTCGGTATCAATCAGGCTCAATTGGCTCGGGAGTATTTTGATAAAGCCACCAAGTCTTTAGCGTTGATCTCCGGTGGTGAATGTACTGTAACCATTCCCGCAGGCCTTAAAGGGCGCGGTGGTCGTTGTAGTGAATATCTACTCTCCCTCTTGGCGGCAAGCTCAGATTTACCCAATATTGCCGCTTTGGCAGCAGACACAGATGGCATTGACGGTAGCGAAAAGAATGCTGGTGCTTGGTTTGATGTTGCCGTTCGAGAATCCGCCAAATCTCAGGGAGTCAAACCAGGGGACTATTTAGCAGGGCATGATTGTTATGGTTTTTTTGCGCAATTAGATGCTTTGGTGGAAACTGGCCCTACACTTACGAATGTGAATGATTTCCGCATCATCTTGCTGAATAAATAA
- a CDS encoding OsmC family protein — MECRVSWMGNGGMAFSAETGSGHLVNMDGAPEAGGRNLAPRPMELLLAGAGGCSAFDVVLILQRARQAVTACDVALQAERATEDPKVFTKINLHFTVKGKELDQAKVDRAVKLSHEKYCSATTMLAKTAELTYSVEVIEE, encoded by the coding sequence ATGGAATGTCGAGTGTCTTGGATGGGTAATGGCGGCATGGCTTTTTCTGCAGAAACTGGTAGCGGGCACCTGGTAAATATGGATGGCGCGCCCGAAGCTGGAGGCAGAAACCTAGCCCCAAGACCCATGGAGTTGCTTTTGGCTGGAGCCGGAGGTTGTTCTGCATTTGATGTGGTTTTAATCCTACAAAGGGCTCGGCAAGCTGTAACTGCCTGCGATGTGGCTCTTCAGGCAGAAAGGGCGACCGAGGACCCCAAAGTCTTCACTAAGATCAATCTGCATTTCACAGTCAAAGGCAAAGAGTTGGATCAAGCCAAAGTGGATCGTGCCGTTAAGCTATCTCACGAAAAATACTGTTCTGCTACCACGATGTTGGCTAAAACGGCTGAACTCACTTACAGCGTTGAAGTCATTGAGGAATAA
- the rplM gene encoding 50S ribosomal protein L13, translated as MKTFSAKSHEVKREWFVIDATDKVLGRVASEVAHRLRGKHKPEFTPHVDTGDFIVVINSSKLRVTGTKGLNKIYYRHSGYPGGISSTNFDKMQDRFPGRALEKAVKGMLPKGPLGYAMIKKLKVYGDANHPHTAQQPKALEI; from the coding sequence ATGAAAACTTTTTCCGCAAAATCCCATGAGGTAAAGCGTGAATGGTTCGTGATTGACGCTACGGACAAAGTCCTCGGTCGTGTCGCCAGTGAAGTGGCACACCGTCTACGCGGCAAGCACAAGCCTGAATTCACACCACACGTTGATACTGGCGACTTTATCGTCGTGATCAACTCATCCAAGCTGCGTGTCACAGGCACAAAAGGCTTGAACAAGATCTATTACCGTCATAGCGGATACCCAGGCGGTATCAGTTCGACCAACTTCGACAAGATGCAAGACCGTTTCCCAGGTCGCGCTTTGGAGAAGGCTGTAAAAGGTATGTTGCCAAAAGGCCCACTAGGCTATGCCATGATCAAGAAATTAAAAGTCTATGGCGACGCTAATCATCCGCACACGGCTCAACAGCCTAAAGCGTTAGAGATTTAA
- the tyrS gene encoding tyrosine--tRNA ligase, with protein MTAKVEQKYPLTPEVFAALEVTKRGCDELLVEADWVQKLARSQATKTPLRIKLGLDPTAPDIHLGHTVVLNKLRQLQDLGHTVIFLIGDFTSMIGDPSGRNATRPPLTAEEIAVNAETYYRQASMVLDPAKTEVRYNSEWCDPLGARGMIQLAAKHTVARMLERDDFTKRYRNGVPISIHEFLYPLMQGYDSVALKSDLELGGTDQKFNLLVGRELQREYGQEPQCILTMPLLVGLDGVEKMSKSKGNYIGISEPAGDMFGKLLSTSDDLMWDYFTLLSFRPMSEIDLMKQEVAAGRNPKDCKVLLAQEIVARFHSQAAAEKALEDFNHRAKGGVPDDIPEVNISGAPMGIAALLKATGLAPSTSEAMRNVEQNGVKIDGTTVSDKQAKIEAGTYVVQVGKRKFAKVTLS; from the coding sequence ATGACGGCAAAAGTAGAACAAAAATATCCTTTGACCCCTGAAGTCTTTGCGGCACTCGAAGTCACCAAACGTGGCTGTGATGAGCTATTGGTTGAGGCAGACTGGGTACAAAAGCTGGCGCGTAGCCAAGCTACGAAGACTCCTTTGCGTATTAAGTTAGGTTTAGACCCAACTGCGCCAGATATTCATTTGGGTCACACAGTTGTACTGAATAAGTTACGTCAATTACAAGATTTAGGGCATACAGTTATTTTCTTGATTGGTGATTTCACCAGCATGATTGGCGATCCATCTGGTCGTAATGCAACTCGTCCCCCTTTGACCGCAGAAGAAATTGCAGTCAATGCGGAGACTTACTATCGTCAAGCAAGCATGGTCCTTGATCCTGCTAAAACAGAGGTGCGTTACAACAGTGAGTGGTGCGACCCTCTGGGTGCGCGCGGCATGATTCAGCTTGCCGCTAAACATACTGTTGCTCGCATGTTGGAGCGTGACGACTTTACTAAACGCTATCGTAATGGTGTGCCGATTTCAATCCATGAGTTTTTGTATCCACTCATGCAGGGTTATGACTCTGTAGCACTCAAGAGCGATCTAGAGCTTGGTGGTACCGATCAGAAATTTAATCTCTTAGTTGGCCGTGAACTCCAGCGTGAGTATGGTCAAGAGCCTCAATGTATTTTGACCATGCCGCTCTTGGTGGGTCTAGATGGCGTTGAAAAGATGAGTAAATCTAAAGGCAACTACATTGGCATTAGTGAGCCTGCGGGCGATATGTTTGGCAAGCTCTTGAGTACCTCAGATGATTTAATGTGGGATTACTTTACATTGCTATCGTTCCGCCCCATGTCGGAAATTGATCTCATGAAACAAGAAGTTGCTGCTGGACGTAATCCAAAAGATTGCAAAGTGCTCCTGGCACAAGAAATTGTTGCACGTTTTCATTCGCAGGCTGCTGCAGAGAAAGCTTTAGAAGACTTTAACCACCGTGCTAAAGGCGGTGTTCCAGACGACATCCCAGAAGTAAATATTTCTGGTGCGCCTATGGGTATTGCTGCTCTATTAAAGGCTACTGGATTGGCGCCATCAACATCAGAAGCGATGCGTAATGTGGAGCAAAACGGTGTGAAGATTGACGGTACTACCGTATCGGATAAGCAGGCTAAGATTGAAGCTGGAACCTACGTTGTGCAAGTAGGCAAACGCAAGTTTGCAAAAGTGACGCTTAGTTAA